One Babesia bovis T2Bo chromosome 4 map unlocalized Chr4_1, whole genome shotgun sequence genomic window carries:
- a CDS encoding Alpha/beta hydrolase family protein, whose amino-acid sequence MGNILNTVVFHPPMPSYSFDDPHLHMFPTKAGHKIAAYYVKHRTARFTILYSHGNAEDIGDVACSLMNRIAKWNANVFLYDYSGYGLSEGVPSEHNVYMDVEAAYDYLTSVLGVNPHTIVAYGRSIGSGPTVHIALKRSVLGVVLQSPISSVYKVKVYRLPCTIPGDMFRNEDKVDRINVPTLILHGTKDNVVPISISQSMALTMQRVYGRWINGAGHDDMDTTFALYVDQALQEFYDIICPRTTISNIPKDTAT is encoded by the exons ATGGGCAACATACTTAATACGGTAGTATTTCACCCTCCGATGCCTAGCTATAGTTTTGATGATCCGCATCTACATATGTTCCCAACAAAAGCTGGGCACAAGATTGCCGCGTATTATGTGAAGCATCG TACGGCACGCTTTACAATATTGTATAGCCATGGTAATGCAGAAGACATTGGTGATGTGGCTTGCAGTCTCATGAACCGCATTGCAAAATGGAATGCAAATGTATTTTTGTATGATTACTCTG GATATGGTCTAAGCGAGGGTGTACCTTCTGAacataatgtatatatggATGTAGAAGCAGCGTATGATTATCTCACTTCTGTACTTG gtGTTAATCCTCATACTATAGTAGCATATGGTAGGAGCATAGGCAGTGGTCCCACTGTCCACATAGCATTGAAACGTAGTGTCCTAGGAGTTGTACTGCAAAGTCCCATTTCTTCCGTATATAAAGTAAAAGTATATCGACTTCCGTGCACAATACCAGGTGACATGTTTAGAAATGAAGATAAAGTAGATAGAATTAATGTACCAACATTAATTCTTCACGGTACAAAGGATAATGTCGTTCcaatatcaatatcgcaaagtaTGGCTCTAACAATGCAACGCGTATATGGCAGATGGATAAATGGTGCTGGCCATGATGATATGGATACAACATTTGCATTATATGTAGATCAGGCTCTCCAAGAATTTTATGATATAATTTGCCCTAGGACaaccatatcaaatatTCCGAAGGATACAGCAACTTAA
- a CDS encoding Ribosomal protein L13 family protein produces MRLSILALARSLRQGYHEGNIDPFAKVQWISQPFLNGNMPTVSPLAPAHRSLGVVTVTDTPTGNWHIIDAAEKTVGAIASHIAVILQGKHLPTYDSAKVSGDNVIVVNAVRVLMNGHSWDTKVYKFDRKAHPKGPKIITAKTMMARNPAMIINLAVKRMLPRNKLRPFWYRRLFVYGGALHPHWNIPQVVVPVVPEKAKSDIVNSIATSKSFKQQLQPVVMMEGPKNCGSVFECFTLYTV; encoded by the exons ATGCGACTGTCTATTCTAGCCCTTGCGCGCTCGCTGCGACAAGGGTATCATGAAGGTAACATCGACCCTTTTGCAAAGGTGCAATG GATATCGCAGCCATTTCTCAACGGTAATATGCCCACTGTGTCGCCGCTTGCTCCGGCGCATCGCAGCTTAGGTGTAGTTACAGTGACAGACACTCCAACGGGTAATTGGCACATAATAGATGCAGCAGAGAAG ACTGTCGGAGCAATAGCTTCGCATATTGCAGTCATCCTACAAGGGAAGCATCTACCAACGTATGATTCTGCTAAGGTCAGCGGAGACAATGTTATCGTGGTTAATGCTGTACGAGTACTAATGAACGGCCACAGCTGGGATACAAAGGTTTACAAGTTTGATCGGAAGG CGCACCCAAAAGGTCCTAAAATAATTACTGCCAAAACTATGATGGCCCGTAACCCTGCTATGATC ATAAACCTTGCTGTCAAGCGTATGCTGCCACGCAACAAGCTACGCCCATTTTGGTACAG GCGACTGTTTGTCTATGGCGGTGCCTTACACCCTCATTGGAATATACCTCAAGTAGTAGTACCAGTGGTGCCAGAGAAGGCGAAAAGCGACATCGTAAATTCCATTGCTACATCTAAGAGCTTTAAACAACAGTTACAACCGGTTGTGATGATGGAAGGACCAAAGAATTGCGGAAGTGTATTCGAATGTTTCACCTTATACACCGTATAG
- a CDS encoding Sec23/Sec24 trunk domain family protein: MDTGGSNQTPRPSGHVDNRASKGHHMRKRGHISHHAMVHRKLMSANSGNITLVRDDSGHSDVTVPLPNVIQPPLKATQSPITKVTGPTSGLKMLQVPSSNDSQRRRRTISSGSDYSADEIEYVDRELEKIVYTYGPITSTKIDHRHVPRPQTNVEEPESEVKPTKPVTPLLPTYQPAENELPPMCEKTYVSLTMNEIPIYGDTLRRINIPFAVVVQPFAEEVKERIPMVDLVSAIGECELSKQNLIRCPKCQAYFNPAMELDARLDYRICNFCYTGFTLTEPESRALAELKAEVSKNCPVAPVMQPSVDFIAPVRYYIQNLEDDGTLTSQLSSLMVRANELSYKLPILRNRSEDNSNVVYYTYSSVSSKSPNRSTSGSSSPTSVSTAGMMSDSCTISSPMRMMGLNHDIPEDPTWPQIMPTTQINTLPSYVIAIDTTSTSRSIGLKNCVLEALRPVFQTCQDMQRTVRFCVITYDCVVHLYDRRNGFFSVNVVSEVDELFSPGCFEELFVEFTGNNIEEVLEYLDNITKVSIPPTGSLSCGNFALSVAISLLADAHLSGTVSIFYAQPPELGLGHCEKPSLTTEFSVDETMKIVYDGMILQCYENAIAVDVYICAAQERMPADIPLMYMSQQTAGWGAYFSSFNPIECGPKIMHSFTRLFTVPHAYNCELKLRTSKPIYILGSFCSFHNMRSYIDKSTMKVPRLSPDTAICFHLYVDDLVSDRRQLYVQFACMYNSSITGKKLIRVHTQSVKVSTNIHNIFKNVCADTIINYYAKKLVYEMIRSNKNTKQKVTNEVVLFLANYRKLCAPSTPENQLILPENIKSILCLLNALMKIINLGEQGAEFLTKMLRILQAPIQETIYLYSRCYCLHRSVYDNKESTMDGGWDFYCAPIPSTVTQIYSDGIYLIDDGQKLVLYFGPHVKWPLLQELFGQDLLLDEKTSNKLEVRTDTETGRNMLDAIERVRSTHVGGRYLGLHILPYSSRHHRLIKLLLLEDEMGEVSSYVNFLVEVHKSIRHTIDDIIG, translated from the coding sequence CATTACCTAACGTCATACAACCCCCGCTAAAAGCTACCCAATCTCCAATAACAAAAGTGACAGGACCTACATCCGGGTTAAAAATGCTACAAGTGCCGTCATCCAATGATTCACAGAGAAGACGTCGCACTATAAGCAGCGGGAGCGATTACTCAGCGGATGAAATAGAATACGTTGATCGTGAATTAGAAAAGATTGTATATACTTATGGACCAATAACATCTACCAAAATAGATCATAGGCACGTACCAAGGCCACAAACCAACGTTGAAGAACCAGAGTCTGAAGTAAAACCGACTAAACCCGTTACACCATTACTACCGACATATCAACCAGCAGAAAACGAGCTGCCTCCTATGTGCGAGAAAACCTATGTTAGCCTGACAATGAATGAAATACCTATATACGGAGACACTCTAAGAAGGATCAACATACCTTTTGCAGTGGTTGTGCAACCATTTGCTGAAGAAGTGAAGGAACGCATCCCCATGGTAGATTTGGTATCGGCTATAGGTGAATGTGAACTATCGAAGCAAAATTTAATACGCTGCCCAAAATGCCAAGCATACTTTAATCCAGCCATGGAACTTGATGCAAGACTCGACTACCGTATATGCAACTTTTGCTACACTGGGTTCACTTTGACTGAACCTGAATCCAGGGCCCTTGCTGAATTAAAGGCAGAAGTTTCTAAGAATTGTCCAGTAGCTCCAGTGATGCAACCGAGTGTAGATTTTATTGCACCAGTACGATATTACATCCAGAACCTAGAGGACGATGGCACTCTAACATCCCAGCTTTCATCGCTAATGGTGCGTGCTAACGAGCTGTCGTATAAACTGCCAATACTGCGCAATCGCTCTGAGGATAATTCCAATGTCGTTTATTACACCTACAGTTCGGTGTCATCTAAGTCGCCAAATAGGTCCACGTCAGGATCAAGCAGCCCAACCAGTGTATCTACGGCCGGCATGATGTCGGATTCCTGCACAATCTCATCGCCAATGCGTATGATGGGCTTAAACCATGACATCCCAGAGGACCCTACTTGGCCACAGATTATGCCGACAACACAAATCAACACATTACCGTCGTATGTCATTGCCATAGATACGACCTCTACTTCACGCTCCATCGGACTTAAGAATTGTGTACTGGAGGCATTGAGGCCAGTATTCCAAACGTGTCAGGATATGCAACGAACCGTTAGGTTTTGTGTCATTACGTATGATTGCGTGGTGCATTTATACGACCGGAGAAATGGCTTTTTTAGTGTAAATGTAGTATCTGAAGTTGACGAATTGTTTTCACCAGGATGTTTTGAGGAACTATTTGTAGAATTCACGGGAAATAACATCGAAGAAGTCTTGGAGTATTTGGATAACATCACTAAGGTGTCAATCCCACCAACAGGCTCACTATCATGTGGAAACTTTGCTCTGTCAGTTGCTATCTCGCTATTGGCAGATGCGCATCTTTCAGGCACCGTCTCCATTTTCTACGCACAGCCACCAGAGTTGGGATTGGGGCACTGCGAAAAACCCAGCTTGACCACTGAATTCAGCGTTGATGAAACCATGAAGATCGTATATGATGGAATGATACTCCAGTGTTATGAAAACGCAATCGCCGTGGATGTGTACATTTGTGCTGCCCAGGAACGCATGCCTGCAGATATACCGCTAATGTACATGAGCCAACAGACGGCTGGTTGGGGTGCCTACTTCTCATCCTTCAATCCCATTGAATGTGGCCCTAAAATAATGCACAGCTTTACACGATTGTTCACAGTGCCTCACGCTTACAACTGTGAGCTTAAACTGCGTACAAGCAAACCTATATACATACTTGGGAGCTTCTGTTCGTTCCACAACATGAGATCGTACATTGATAAGTCAACAATGAAAGTACCAAGGCTGTCCCCGGATACTGCAATATGCTTCCACTTATATGTAGATGATCTAGTTAGTGACAGGCGTCAACTGTATGTTCAATTTGCTTGTATGTACAATTCGAGCATCACTGGAAAGAAACTGATACGAGTCCATACACAATCAGTCAAAGTGTCAACCAATATCCACAACATATTCAAGAACGTATGTGCTGATACTATAATAAATTACTACGCGAAGAAACTGGTTTATGAAATGATAAGGTCAAATAAGAACACGAAGCAGAAGGTAACAAATGAAGTGGTACTCTTCCTTGCAAACTACCGTAAACTATGCGCACCTTCGACACCGGAAAACCAACTTATACTACCAGAGAACATAAAGAGTATACTGTGCTTGCTGAACGCACTGATGAAGATCATCAACCTCGGGGAGCAAGGTGCCGAATTCTTGACAAAGATGCTACGCATACTACAGGCTCCGATACAGGAGACTATCTATCTATACTCCCGTTGCTATTGTCTACACCGAAGCGTTTATGATAACAAAGAATCAACGATGGATGGTGGATGGGATTTCTATTGCGCACCCATACCGTCAACGGTTACTCAAATATACAGCGATGGCATATACCTAATTGACGATGGCCAGAAGCTGGTTCTCTACTTTGGACCACATGTTAAATGGCCACTATTGCAGGAACTGTTCGGACAAGATTTGCTACTAGATGAAAAAACATCTAACAAACTGGAGGTTAGAACAGATACTGAAACAGGTCGTAACATGTTAGACGCCATAGAGCGCGTGAGATCAACCCATGTAGGTGGACGATACCTAGGACTGCATATACTCCCATACTCCTCCCGCCATCATCGACTTATCAAACTGTTGTTACTTGAAGATGAGATGGGAGAGGTATCCAGTTATGTCAACTTTCTTGTAGAAGTCCATAAATCGATTAGACACACTATCGATGATATCATCGGTTAG